In a single window of the Drosophila albomicans strain 15112-1751.03 chromosome 3, ASM965048v2, whole genome shotgun sequence genome:
- the LOC117568543 gene encoding uncharacterized protein LOC117568543 translates to MMANYEKDESQICTAERSPQQYAYDLFTKLMLTELKAYLMMEFSWMTLRESGKGNFTLEMSLMRRNYQERITHSKQVLLDVMTRIGRVYWRCDPMNWQSKLGVSYDQVTRLLQGYVENEVNLNNDSSCFQTCEDYTDVRSQGCIANELCTKQPRCEGRLHSCQFIGADMTVCQSNATSNITSSRRYDYIQFNNGRRLGQDGIEVETVCATGGDLAESWSKWIFWRCNYCFCLCDEESLLSDRYFNLRDTLSDYQRNMVVTGARFVKAQRVFHLQLQQGELLPGGLINQSSLAWIPLELYDVSNVDIRNGYDYHKLNYNSRAMDLDEIAVDNDTLVVTGARFHVLNNHLNLEVRFSTFNYTTGHLIRPDVDSIWLGNDWRKEHQDKPRQKLMLYDPQVSTKSALHSLPLSKDNQYMEFVSSSVDKDAAQSTVPFIDLQDVVPNPAVSLSGLGIYHKGRRGFGGFFAPKVVTYNFWEKLLAP, encoded by the coding sequence ATGATGGCGAACTATGAAAAGGATGAGAGCCAGATATGTACTGCAGAGCGATCACCACAACAATATGCTTACGATCTGTTCACAAAGCTGATGCTGACAGAGCTAAAGGCCTACCTGATGATGGAGTTCTCGTGGATGACATTGCGTGAGTCTGGCAAGGGTAATTTCACCTTGGAGATGTCCCTAATGCGTCGAAACTACCAGGAACGCATTACACACTCCAAGCAAGTTCTGCTCGATGTAATGACCCGTATTGGTCGCGTCTACTGGCGCTGCGATCCCATGAACTGGCAGTCAAAGTTAGGAGTAAGTTACGATCAAGTTACGCGTCTTCTGCAAGGTTATGTGGAGAACGAAGTCAATCTGAACAATGACTCGAGTTGTTTTCAAACTTGTGAAGATTACACCGATGTGCGCTCTCAGGGTTGCATCGCTAACGAACTGTGCACCAAACAACCCAGGTGTGAGGGACGTCTGCATAGTTGCCAATTCATCGGAGCTGATATGACAGTATGCCAGTCAAACGCAACCAGTAATATTACAAGTTCACGGCGTTACGATTACATTCAGTTTAATAATGGTCGGCGACTCGGCCAGGATGGCATTGAAGTTGAGACTGTTTGTGCAACTGGTGGCGATCTTGCGGAGTCCTGGTCCAAGTGGATCTTCTGGCGTTGCAACTACTGTTTCTGTTTGTGCGATGAGGAAAGCTTACTATCCGATCGTTACTTTAATTTGCGCGATACACTCTCGGATTATCAACGGAATATGGTTGTTACTGGGGCACGTTTTGTTAAAGCTCAGCGTGTTTTCcacttgcagttgcagcaaggCGAACTGTTGCCGGGTGGCCTGATCAATCAATCATCTCTGGCTTGGATTCCACTTGAACTGTATGATGTGAGTAATGTGGACATACGCAATGGTTACGACTATCATAAGCTCAACTACAACAGTCGCGCAATGGATCTGGACGAGATTGCTGTTGATAATGATACTCTTGTGGTAACTGGAGCACGCTTTCATGTCTTGAATAACCATCTCAATTTAGAGGTGCGTTTTAGCACTTTTAATTATACCACAGGTCATCTAATTCGTCCTGATGTCGATAGTATTTGGCTGGGCAATGATTGGAGAAAGGAACACCAAGACAAGCCTCGCCAGAAACTGATGCTGTACGATCCTCAGGTGTCCACGAAATCGGCGCTTCATTCGCTGCCGTTGTCGAAGGACAATCAGTATATGGAATTCGTTAGTTCCAGCGTGGATAAGGATGCAGCTCAGAGCACAGTGCCTTTCATCGATCTGCAGGATGTGGTGCCTAATCCCGCTGTATCACTCTCTGGTTTGGGCATCTATCACAAAGGACGAAGGGGCTTTGGTGGCTTCTTTGCTCCAAAAGTAGTTACATATAATTTTTGGGAGAAACTACTTGCCCCATAA